TTCTACATGTCAGtcaaaagttattttattttaattccATGTCAATTTTAATTTCTTTCTTATTTTCGTTTATTTTGAATTATTCTAGAACAGTTATTTATGTTTCCCTAAATGTAGCTATGTGGGTGGTTGTATCCCCTTTCTTCCATATGTATTGAACAATTCATGAATGAGAAAGGCAGTTGTTGATTTCCTAAAATTCTATCTCTGTGTTTTAGAGATTGTTTTCCATTGCTATCCTAGTTTGTGGTAGAATTAGGAGGTGATCTTCGAGGCTAATTCGGTACTGCGTGGTGTGACTGTATCGTGTATATCAGGTTGGAATTGCCCAGTGAGTACTTTCGAGTGGTGAGTCTGTATCTCGAAGGAATTTGCTacttatttctattttatttccGGGTTCAATCGGATCCATTATTAACCCTCTGGctatcatttggtatcagagctatggatACCCGAAGTTCTGCTGAATTGAAGAAAGCTCTTGAAAACGCCGAGGCCGAGAAGAAAGCGATGGCTGATAGGATGAAGGCTATGGAAGAACAGATCAATGAACTCCCTTTCACCGCCGGGATGACGATGACAACGACACCGGTGGCTTAGGGGTCCATCCGAAAGGAAGTAGTTTATGGCATTCCAACGACCTCAAGGTTGAAATCCCTGAGTATGATGGTAGAATTGATCCAGACGAGTTTATTGAGTGGTTGAGAACTGTAGAATGTGTCTTTGATTACAAAGAAACATCAGAGGAGAACAAAGTCAAGATTGTAGCCATGAAATTGAGAAAGTATGCATCGACATGGTGGGCCAATACGTGTACTAAAAGAGAGCAGTTGGGGAAGTCGAAGGTGAAGGAATTGTCAAAAATGAAGCGCTTAATGAAACAGAAGTTTCTGCCCTCATATTACATTCAGTCAAGTTTTTCTCAACTGCACCATCTTAAACAGAATCAGCGACCAGCAAAGGAGTATTCTCGGGACTTCGAGTATTTGCATATGAAGTGTGACTTACCCGAGGATGAACCACAAACTTTGGTCAGGTATTTGGGCGGATTAGATACCGGTGTTGCTAATGTCGTGGAGTTGTACCCTTATTCCACTTTAGATGAATTAATCCTGTTGGCTCACAAAGTAGATAACCAGCAAAGAAACAAAGGAAAATTTGAGGCTTGTTGAACCTTTACCAGaaccccaacccaacccaacccaacccaaaacAGTACCAACCAACAAAACAACCAACCTACCCGAAGCCACATCAATAACAACCCGAGTTCCACAAAGGTGTTTCCGTTGTCAGGGATTGGGGCATATTGCTGCAGAATGTACGAACAAGAAAGTGATCACTTTGGCTGAATACGAGGGGGGTCGACATGTCTTTTGTAGTTGAAACCTCATTGGATTCGGTTAAAGTTGATGAACCTGTTGTTGAGGAAGTTGTTGGACCTGATGACGGGACGTGTCTTGTTGTTTGGCGAGCACTCAACAATACACCTGACCGGGAAGAGAATTTTACAACGCGAGGCGATTTTCCATACGCGATGCACCATCGctcaaaatgtcacaccccaaccaatggcggaaacatcgggataaGACGAAGtatgaagattgctagagacatcagagcgctatttgtgacaatatttaataaaccgatttcatttcataattcatttgtcaacattacaaagaaatcaaataacatcaagttcaaggaaagacaatacaacataatcaaaatttatacaacgattaaacctgaacgtctatatgtgtatctaggcatcaacgctacttcagtTCATAgcttcatcatcctcaacctgtaacatgtttaaaataaagttcaatgcaaaagcaaaggcgagtatacaagtttggtacatacgtATCAAAAGATAAGTTTAAACAATTCCATGTGGCAAGCTCTTGATACGAGATAAACTATAAAATTGGCATGTGTCAaacatatcaaaccaataatgaaacggaatatgctcatgacataaccacaagtctatgggcgggtcgttaatcctatagcgctatatatgtcatggtttggctcgtacgaagttaatgataagtctaacacataATGTCCTCAACCCAACTTtaaagtttaaagtatcaagtaatcaaataagcatgcgtgtaataggaatgtttatgtattatgataaagtttgtgtgtaagtttataaacaacatgttacaccccaaaaagtggtaaacgaaaaaggggttcaagtatactcacaaagtttacatatgctttccgattatccaattgttgacgagtagagatgtagagtccgaatgtataagggttaaagttcaattatgcttagagtcgagattcggaataaaacaacatgaaaataacatatgagaataacatgtgaAAATACTCATCTAATACATATGATACTTGTTATTGACACTATGTACTCCAAGGAGTTTATATggtttcatggaacaaggttccattagaatcgtaacaagttatCATACTATAGGATGATATAATCTAGTACTTTGACATATGAACACTAATTCATCATCTAAGATTCGATTATTTGGATTATGTGCTTATATAGtacatatattttatatatattattaagtccaatatttcaagcatgaggtagaagattaagatcttcatttaggtacctttaaatatcatggaaatcatgtaggaggtaggaagaacaagcttccatttaggtacctctaagtgttcaccactacaccttatgtaaaaacaaccaaggagggtcatgaacatacaataaagaatgaaTAAATACAACTAATCTAatgaaaacatcaagtaatgtgtggatttactagtaggatagcccaagctagtcctataatcacacaaacatcaagCATTAGGCTTGTTcattacttgtgggttaaaacccaaacaaaacagaaagtatgtgaggtttacacctctgatttcacatgtctcaaccttgtttttaagcctaaccaaccataagataggttgtaagcattaggaaattggtttgagtgagttaaactcaaGTTTAAGTAAGTATTGATAAAGATTAATGAAAACAAGTTTTGAACAGTGGACTTTGAAGCCTATTTGCCGAAGTTCCAGGGGTTTACTCATTGAGAAACACCCATGGAATCTAAGATAAGGTCAAGCCAAGCGTTCTGGAAAAAGAATGAGCTAAAACGGatgagaaatgaagaagttatgcccaTTTTCGTAAAGCTCGATGAATCTGTCCGAACTCTGATTTGCAGCAACGTTTTTGAGTGATTGAGAGAGTTGTGAGGGTGTTTCTAAAGTGTAAAAGACTTGGGAGgccttgggtatttataggggaaagATTTAGGTTAGGTTGGTGAGTTTTAAATATGAGTAGTTGGGTGTTGAACAATAAAAAGGAGCAACCAATAACAATAAAATGGAGCCTTCACGGCTGCGAAGAGATGTGGCGCCATTTAAATCACGTATAATGCATTTCACAGTTGAAAAATATATTGCTTTTCATATCAAAATATATATTACCAAATCTATTTAGAAAACCAAATGGCATATTATATGACAAAGAAATAAATTAATAGTCTGACAAaagttattgattgattaactgtgtaTTCTTGATGTCATATTTCTTCCTTAATAATTATTAGGtcaatattatttattttattgaatTAAACTAACAGAAAACTCCAAACAAAAGATCTCTCACATAAATTAAATGCATTACAAATAAATATGTACTTTCCACTCAACtaacttaaaataaaaattattttgGTAATTAAACAAGGAACTAAGGATTCACCTTATTAATGTTTCCAATGTTTTATAATATATCAAAATACTACCACTTATGAAATAAATCAATATGTGTTGGCCAATTAAGGCTGCCTTGTTGGCGTGAATGTggcatcttttttttttttttttttttttttttttgattagtCAACTACATTGGTATCACAAGTAATATTTACTAATGCTAATTTACTTAACATATAATTTGggtaacaatttttttttttgaaaggccaatgaaatttattaaaactTCTGGTTAACCCACTGTTAAATCAGAAGGATTCACCAAATTATACACCATAGACCATACAATTCATACACCAAATACATTTTATAACCTCACACTTATCAAATCAAAATGGCACCAATTCTCCCAGGTGAGACTAAGGGCATTTGCTCTACTCTTTAGCGACATGTACCCAAGCATTTTTATCTCTTCTTTCATCCTTGTCAAATTCGCTTGTTTGCCATTGAAGGTAGCTTCGTTCCGCGTCCTCCATATTACCCAAACTACAGTTTGAATCACCAGAGATATTACCTTCCACCACTTAACGGATCCtctattttgattttggatgattGCAAGATCcttcaattccaaaatataaatagaCTTTAGCCTACACCAGTGAGACACTAAGTCCCATATCTGCTCCGTTACGCGACACGAACTGAAGAGGTGCAAGGTTGATTCTTCCGCCTTATTACATAGTTTACACCAAGTGTTTTGCACCATGACGTTTCTTCTTGCTAGGGCCGCAACCGTAGGAACTTTATCTTGTATAACCCTCCATAATAGGAAATTTACCTTAACTGGAGCCCAATTATTCCATACATTCTCTATACCCAGATCTGAACATGCTTGTTTGTGAAGCAAATTTCTGATACTTCTGACTGAAAAAGAACCGAGTAAATGTATGAACCAAGTATGTATGAATTGTGACATGCGTAACCATGTAACTATAAGTATAGCATTTTTAAGGTCATGCATTCATGATGATTATTTGTAGATTAGACACGCCTTTACGAGACGCATGAATATGTACCGAATGATTATACGAATTTAAATGTATCtgcataaataaatatatagGTAAGCATAACTTAGATAAGATGGTCACGTTTATTACGAATCACTTTACGAATTGTGAAACGGAAGCGGAATACAAGTATGATACGGatgtaagtttaaaaaaaataggcACCTGAATAATCTTTCTAGTTAAAGTAAGTTTtgaaaagcgaggcgttacagtctcccctcctttagaaaatttcgtcccgaaatttatttaagagaaAGATTTTGGGAAAATACTTTGGCTAAAAAGAACGATTGACTAAAATTGAGATTTTGAAGTGTGTAGCGTTTTGAAAATGTAAGAAACTTTGGGGAAGGAAAGGATAGGTTTTTAAAAAGAATTCATTTATC
This genomic stretch from Helianthus annuus cultivar XRQ/B chromosome 8, HanXRQr2.0-SUNRISE, whole genome shotgun sequence harbors:
- the LOC110880484 gene encoding uncharacterized protein LOC110880484, translated to MDTRSSAELKKALENAEAEKKAMADRMKAMEEQINELPFTAGMTMTTTPVEIPEYDGRIDPDEFIEWLRTVECVFDYKETSEENKVKIVAMKLRKYASTWWANTCTKREQLGKSKVKELSKMKRLMKQKFLPSYYIQSSFSQLHHLKQNQRPAKEYSRDFEYLHMKCDLPEDEPQTLVRYLGGLDTGVANVVELYPYSTLDELILLAHKVDNQQRNKGKFEAC